In the genome of Streptomyces globosus, one region contains:
- a CDS encoding peptide ABC transporter substrate-binding protein yields MRGATSAKWVAGAVIVAMAATACSTSKEGDGKAKSGGNITVVLGEPQHGLIGQNTAESEGAEVLNALFTGLVDYDNKTNEPKLAVAESIDTQDSKTWTIKLKDGYTFHNGEKVDAQSFVRAWNWGANQENAAEGLPFFSKIEGSDELAPGKDKKPTATELKGLKVVDEKTFTVTLKQPFSQFKTMLGYNAFYPLPKAFEADPKKFGEAPIGNGPFQMDGAWEHNKQIKVKRFENYAGSKAKLDGVTFKIYDNLDTAYNDLRADTIQIVDKLPTSAMATVSQEFGERYIYKPESGVGYVGLPISTNPEAFGKVEIRKAISMAIDREALTKTIFNNTRKPADDFISPIIPGYRKGALGEAGTYNPAKAKELWTQAGGVPGNKIELGYNADGGHKEWIEAVANQLKANLGVEVTPKPFAKFGDMLTDLGDKKYKGAFRMAWSMDYPAAENYLRPIFSKVAIDHGSNYGGYVNEEFEKLMDEADKTVDPAASIKLYQQADDIIIRDLPYIPVFTYMSSSAYSKSVKNVEIDAQGRMDLANVELN; encoded by the coding sequence ATGCGCGGAGCAACGAGCGCCAAGTGGGTCGCCGGTGCCGTCATCGTGGCGATGGCTGCAACGGCTTGCAGCACCAGCAAGGAAGGCGACGGCAAGGCCAAGTCCGGTGGCAACATCACCGTGGTGCTCGGCGAGCCGCAGCACGGCCTGATCGGTCAGAACACCGCCGAGTCCGAGGGCGCCGAGGTTCTCAACGCCCTCTTCACCGGCCTGGTGGACTACGACAACAAGACCAACGAGCCGAAGCTCGCGGTGGCCGAGTCCATCGACACCCAGGACTCGAAGACCTGGACCATCAAGCTGAAGGACGGCTACACCTTCCACAACGGTGAGAAGGTCGACGCCCAGTCGTTCGTCCGCGCCTGGAACTGGGGCGCCAACCAGGAGAACGCCGCCGAGGGCCTGCCCTTCTTCTCCAAGATCGAGGGCTCCGACGAGCTGGCGCCGGGCAAGGACAAGAAGCCCACCGCCACCGAGCTCAAGGGCCTCAAGGTCGTCGACGAGAAGACCTTCACCGTCACGCTGAAGCAGCCCTTCTCGCAGTTCAAGACCATGCTGGGCTACAACGCCTTCTACCCGCTGCCGAAGGCGTTCGAGGCCGACCCGAAGAAGTTCGGCGAGGCCCCGATCGGCAACGGCCCGTTCCAGATGGACGGCGCCTGGGAGCACAACAAGCAGATCAAGGTCAAGCGCTTCGAGAACTACGCCGGCAGCAAGGCGAAGCTCGACGGCGTCACCTTCAAGATCTACGACAACCTGGACACGGCGTACAACGACCTGCGCGCCGACACCATCCAGATCGTCGACAAGCTCCCCACCTCGGCGATGGCCACCGTCTCCCAGGAGTTCGGCGAGCGCTACATCTACAAGCCGGAGTCGGGCGTCGGCTACGTGGGCCTGCCGATCTCCACCAACCCGGAGGCCTTCGGCAAGGTCGAGATCCGCAAGGCGATCTCCATGGCCATCGACCGGGAGGCGCTGACGAAGACCATCTTCAACAACACGCGCAAGCCGGCCGACGACTTCATCAGCCCCATCATCCCCGGCTACCGCAAGGGCGCCCTGGGCGAGGCGGGCACCTACAACCCGGCCAAGGCCAAGGAGCTGTGGACCCAGGCGGGCGGTGTTCCGGGCAACAAGATCGAGCTCGGCTACAACGCCGACGGCGGCCACAAGGAGTGGATCGAGGCCGTCGCCAACCAGCTGAAGGCGAACCTCGGCGTCGAGGTCACCCCCAAGCCGTTCGCCAAGTTCGGCGACATGCTCACCGACCTGGGCGACAAGAAGTACAAGGGCGCCTTCCGCATGGCGTGGTCCATGGACTACCCGGCCGCGGAGAACTACCTGCGTCCGATCTTCTCGAAGGTCGCGATCGACCACGGCTCGAACTACGGCGGCTACGTCAACGAAGAGTTCGAGAAGCTGATGGACGAGGCCGACAAGACCGTCGACCCGGCCGCCTCGATCAAGCTGTACCAGCAGGCCGATGACATCATCATCCGCGACCTGCCGTACATCCCGGTCTTCACCTACATGTCCTCCTCGGCCTACTCCAAGTCCGTGAAGAACGTCGAGATCGACGCCCAGGGCCGCATGGACCTGGCCAACGTCGAACTCAACTAA
- a CDS encoding ABC transporter permease — MGRYLIRRLIQAIPVLLGATFLIYFLTFALGGDPVQALAGEKKADPLVAAMLREKYHLDDPFLVQYWNYLTGVLQGNLGETLNGRQVLDLITEAFPYTVNLAIVAFAIEALVGVTAGIMAALRRGKFLDQLVLISTLLVISIPVFVTGFVLQLLLGVELKELGFDFFPVSFNESDGFKAYLLPGFILASTSLAYVTRLTRTSLMETMRADYVRTAVAKGLPRRRVVVNHALRNALIPIVTFLGADLGSLMGGAVITENIFNINGIGGLIAQAIRLDQGTVLVGVVTLLVLVYLLANLIVDLLYAVLDPRIRYA, encoded by the coding sequence ATGGGCCGCTACCTCATCCGCCGACTCATACAGGCGATCCCTGTTCTGCTCGGTGCCACTTTCCTGATCTACTTCCTCACCTTCGCGCTGGGCGGCGACCCCGTGCAGGCCCTCGCCGGCGAAAAGAAGGCCGACCCCCTCGTCGCCGCGATGCTGCGCGAGAAGTACCACCTCGACGACCCCTTCCTGGTCCAGTACTGGAACTACCTGACCGGTGTGCTCCAGGGGAACCTCGGCGAGACCCTGAACGGGCGCCAGGTCCTGGACCTCATCACCGAGGCCTTCCCGTACACGGTCAACCTCGCCATCGTGGCCTTCGCCATCGAGGCGCTCGTCGGCGTCACCGCCGGCATCATGGCCGCGCTGCGCCGCGGCAAGTTCCTCGACCAGCTGGTCCTCATCTCCACCCTGCTGGTCATCTCCATCCCGGTGTTCGTCACCGGCTTCGTCCTCCAGCTCCTCCTCGGAGTCGAGCTGAAGGAACTCGGGTTCGACTTCTTCCCGGTCTCCTTCAACGAGTCGGACGGGTTCAAGGCGTACCTGCTGCCCGGCTTCATCCTGGCCTCGACGTCCCTCGCGTACGTCACGCGCCTGACCCGGACCAGCCTGATGGAGACCATGCGCGCCGACTACGTGCGCACCGCGGTCGCCAAGGGCCTGCCCCGGCGCCGGGTGGTCGTGAACCACGCCCTGCGCAACGCGCTGATCCCGATCGTCACCTTCCTCGGCGCGGACCTCGGCTCCCTGATGGGCGGCGCGGTCATCACCGAGAACATCTTCAACATCAACGGCATCGGTGGCCTGATCGCCCAGGCCATCCGCCTCGACCAGGGCACCGTGCTCGTGGGCGTCGTGACGCTGCTCGTCCTCGTCTACCTGCTCGCCAACCTGATCGTGGACCTGCTCTACGCCGTGCTCGACCCGAGGATCCGCTATGCGTGA